Proteins from a genomic interval of Chryseobacterium indologenes:
- a CDS encoding TonB-dependent receptor plug domain-containing protein, giving the protein MKITTIAAAFLIMAFSGKMMAQEVEKQLLIKDADDKFPIADALVKYDHGNNHTHTGSDGTFAIPVKSLPDTLVISRPGYDEVKWVISDDDKNKVIFLQHKPFQISEVAINHSSFLSAITKVDLNKFPVNSAQDLLRKVPGLFIAQHAGGGKAEQLFLRGFDADHGTDVSVNVDGMPVNIVSHAHGQGYSDLHFVIPETVNNIDFGKGAYYMDRGDFNTAGYVDFQTYNGIKNSMIKLEGGSFNSKRLLGMFNILHDDLGRKNAYIAAEYNYTDGPFDVKQNFNRVNIFGKYNQWLTDNDYFNIQFSTFNSSWNASGQIPERAVDEGIIGRWGSIDPTEGGKTSRTNIQMNFKHVISPSEQIDAMAFYSKYNFNLFSDFTFNLKYKDHGDEIQQTDGRNIYGAEVKYTKTFSLANSSLNWTSGIGLRNDDINTLQLNHVYHRDVLLGRMSDVTGTETNLHAYSGLVWKTGKWTINPALRVDHFIFNMHNLLDSEQLPSGQSKEATRLSPKLNFSYAQNDNVMWFLKTGMGFHSNDLRVVVPNKNENTLPYSIGADFGVRLHPFKSLIITPAVWFMDLQQEFVYVGDDAVVEPSGKSRRFGADLGVRFQPLENFYLNADINYSHARFLEEEKGQDYVPLAPVVTSTGSVNWDFLDGFSLGLQYRYLGSRPAVEDNSIKTKAYFVNDLMLSYNRQKWGANIQLNNLFNVKWNEAQFATETQLKGEAEPITDLTYTPGSPFGVRVGVYYKF; this is encoded by the coding sequence ATGAAAATAACTACAATAGCAGCGGCATTTCTAATCATGGCATTCAGTGGAAAAATGATGGCGCAGGAAGTAGAAAAGCAGTTGCTAATCAAAGATGCTGATGATAAATTCCCGATTGCGGATGCATTGGTAAAATATGATCACGGAAACAATCACACGCATACAGGATCAGACGGTACATTTGCCATTCCTGTAAAATCTCTTCCGGATACACTGGTGATCAGCCGCCCGGGATATGATGAGGTAAAGTGGGTAATCAGTGATGATGATAAAAATAAAGTTATTTTTTTACAACATAAACCTTTTCAGATTTCTGAAGTGGCTATCAATCACAGCTCGTTCTTATCAGCTATCACAAAAGTGGATTTGAATAAATTTCCCGTAAATTCAGCACAGGACCTGTTGAGAAAAGTTCCGGGATTATTTATTGCACAACATGCCGGAGGAGGAAAGGCAGAACAGCTTTTTTTAAGAGGATTTGATGCCGACCATGGTACCGATGTAAGCGTAAACGTAGACGGAATGCCGGTGAATATTGTATCTCATGCTCATGGACAGGGCTATTCCGATCTTCACTTTGTGATTCCTGAAACGGTTAATAATATTGATTTCGGAAAAGGAGCATATTATATGGATCGGGGTGATTTTAATACCGCAGGGTATGTTGATTTCCAAACATATAACGGGATTAAAAACAGTATGATTAAACTGGAAGGAGGATCTTTTAATTCAAAAAGACTGTTAGGAATGTTCAATATTCTTCATGATGATCTTGGAAGGAAAAATGCTTATATCGCAGCGGAATACAATTATACGGACGGTCCTTTTGATGTAAAGCAGAATTTCAACAGAGTCAATATTTTTGGAAAATATAATCAATGGCTGACGGACAATGATTATTTTAATATTCAGTTTTCAACATTCAACTCTTCATGGAATGCTTCCGGACAGATTCCGGAGCGCGCTGTAGATGAAGGCATCATTGGCAGATGGGGAAGTATAGATCCTACCGAGGGCGGAAAAACTTCAAGAACAAATATTCAGATGAATTTTAAACACGTGATCTCTCCTTCTGAGCAGATTGATGCGATGGCTTTTTATTCAAAATATAATTTTAACCTTTTTTCTGACTTTACTTTTAACCTGAAATATAAAGATCATGGGGATGAAATTCAGCAGACCGACGGAAGAAATATCTACGGAGCCGAAGTAAAATATACCAAAACGTTCTCTCTCGCCAACAGTTCATTAAACTGGACTTCAGGAATTGGGTTAAGAAACGATGATATCAATACCTTACAGCTTAATCACGTTTATCACAGAGATGTATTATTAGGCAGAATGTCTGATGTTACCGGAACAGAGACGAATCTTCATGCTTACTCAGGTCTGGTTTGGAAAACAGGAAAATGGACCATTAATCCAGCATTAAGAGTAGATCACTTTATTTTTAATATGCACAACCTTCTGGATTCTGAACAATTACCTTCCGGACAGTCAAAAGAAGCTACAAGATTAAGCCCGAAGCTTAATTTTTCATACGCCCAGAATGATAATGTAATGTGGTTTTTAAAAACAGGAATGGGATTCCATTCCAACGACTTGAGAGTTGTTGTTCCGAATAAAAACGAAAATACCCTTCCATACTCAATCGGGGCAGATTTTGGAGTAAGACTGCATCCTTTCAAATCCTTGATTATTACTCCGGCAGTATGGTTTATGGATCTGCAGCAGGAGTTTGTTTATGTGGGTGATGATGCGGTAGTAGAACCTTCAGGGAAGTCAAGACGCTTCGGTGCAGATTTGGGAGTTCGCTTCCAGCCATTGGAAAATTTTTATCTGAATGCGGATATCAACTATTCTCATGCCCGGTTTCTTGAAGAGGAAAAAGGACAGGATTATGTTCCGCTGGCTCCGGTCGTGACGAGTACAGGATCGGTAAACTGGGATTTTCTTGATGGTTTTTCATTGGGACTTCAGTACCGTTATCTTGGCTCAAGACCGGCGGTGGAAGACAACAGCATCAAAACAAAGGCGTACTTTGTGAACGATCTGATGCTTTCATACAATCGCCAGAAATGGGGGGCAAATATTCAGTTGAATAACCTTTTTAATGTAAAGTGGAATGAAGCCCAATTTGCGACAGAAACCCAGCTAAAAGGTGAAGCAGAACCTATCACAGATCTTACCTATACTCCGGGAAGCCCGTTTGGAGTAAGAGTAGGAGTGTACTATAAGTTTTAG
- a CDS encoding cytochrome C551, protein MKKLLLTAIGIGIFAVSCGTKESSMSTGTRDSAMDKSRTMSPVATDTMKTKKMNPDSIKMKKDSAVMAPVK, encoded by the coding sequence ATGAAAAAGTTATTGCTAACAGCTATCGGAATAGGCATATTTGCAGTGAGCTGTGGAACCAAAGAGTCATCTATGTCGACCGGTACCCGTGATTCTGCAATGGACAAATCCAGAACAATGTCACCAGTTGCCACAGACACGATGAAGACAAAGAAAATGAATCCTGACAGTATCAAGATGAAAAAGGATTCAGCGGTGATGGCTCCTGTCAAATAG
- the pruA gene encoding L-glutamate gamma-semialdehyde dehydrogenase: MSKAISQVPLAVNEPVNSYEPGSPEVKSLIDTYKKMWAEKVEIPMIINGKEVKTDNKVQLQSPQDHAHDFGFYYQGGMQHVDDAINAALAAKEAWNALGWEQRAAIFLKAADLLAGPYRDVINAATMIGQSKNVHQAEIDSACEFIDFLRFNVEFMTEMYAEQPVSDNGIWNRVEYRPLEGFCFAVTPFNFTAISGNLPTCMAMLGNVVVWKPSDKQVYSAKVIMDVLIEAGLPAGVINMIFTDGKETAEKVLAHKDFAGLHFTGSTKVFQGMWKMIGDNIHNYRTYPRIVGETGGKDFVIAHPSANVEAVATALVRGAFEYQGQKCSAASRAYIPKSLWADVKKVMEAQMSTIKIGSPEDPSNFVNAVIDKNSFEKCKGYIDRANASGEATVAIGGKYDDAKGWFVHPTVIETTNPQYESMVEEIFGPILSVFVYEDQDWKETLKLVDSSSPYSLTGSVFSQDRYAIAEAYKALENASGNFYINDKPTGAVVGQQPFGGGRASGTNDKAGSKMNLLRWTSVRSIKETFVSPKNYKYPYLG, encoded by the coding sequence ATGTCAAAAGCAATTTCGCAAGTACCATTAGCGGTAAACGAGCCGGTAAATTCATACGAACCGGGATCTCCGGAAGTTAAAAGCCTTATCGACACCTACAAAAAGATGTGGGCTGAGAAAGTAGAAATCCCAATGATCATCAATGGAAAGGAAGTAAAAACTGACAATAAAGTTCAGCTTCAGTCTCCTCAGGATCATGCTCACGACTTCGGATTTTACTACCAGGGTGGTATGCAGCATGTGGATGACGCTATCAACGCGGCATTGGCAGCTAAAGAAGCATGGAATGCACTAGGTTGGGAACAGCGTGCAGCTATTTTCCTAAAAGCAGCTGATCTTTTAGCAGGTCCTTACAGAGATGTTATTAATGCAGCTACGATGATCGGACAGTCTAAAAATGTTCACCAGGCTGAAATTGATTCTGCTTGTGAATTTATCGACTTCTTAAGATTCAATGTAGAGTTCATGACAGAAATGTATGCTGAGCAGCCGGTTTCTGACAACGGAATCTGGAACCGTGTAGAGTACAGACCATTAGAAGGATTCTGCTTTGCAGTAACTCCGTTCAACTTTACAGCTATTTCAGGAAACCTTCCTACTTGTATGGCTATGTTAGGAAACGTTGTGGTATGGAAGCCTTCTGATAAGCAGGTTTATTCTGCAAAAGTAATCATGGATGTATTGATTGAAGCGGGTCTTCCTGCTGGTGTTATCAACATGATCTTTACAGATGGTAAAGAAACAGCTGAAAAAGTATTGGCACACAAAGACTTTGCAGGTCTTCACTTCACAGGATCTACTAAGGTATTCCAGGGAATGTGGAAAATGATCGGTGATAATATCCACAACTACAGAACTTATCCTAGAATCGTGGGAGAAACGGGTGGTAAAGACTTCGTTATTGCTCACCCTTCAGCTAACGTAGAAGCTGTGGCTACTGCTTTGGTAAGAGGTGCTTTCGAATATCAGGGGCAGAAATGTTCTGCAGCTTCAAGAGCTTATATTCCTAAATCTCTTTGGGCTGATGTGAAAAAAGTAATGGAAGCTCAGATGAGCACGATCAAAATCGGTTCTCCTGAAGATCCATCTAACTTCGTGAACGCTGTAATTGACAAAAATTCTTTCGAGAAATGCAAAGGATATATCGACAGAGCGAATGCTTCAGGTGAAGCTACAGTAGCTATCGGTGGTAAATACGACGATGCTAAAGGATGGTTTGTACACCCTACGGTAATTGAAACTACAAACCCTCAGTACGAAAGTATGGTAGAAGAAATCTTCGGACCAATCTTATCTGTATTTGTATATGAAGATCAGGACTGGAAAGAAACACTAAAATTAGTTGATTCTTCTTCTCCTTATTCACTAACAGGTTCTGTATTCTCTCAGGACCGTTATGCAATTGCTGAAGCTTATAAAGCGTTGGAAAATGCATCCGGTAACTTCTACATCAACGACAAGCCAACAGGTGCTGTAGTAGGTCAACAGCCTTTCGGAGGTGGTAGAGCTTCAGGAACTAACGATAAAGCAGGTTCGAAAATGAATCTTCTAAGATGGACATCTGTAAGAAGCATAAAAGAAACTTTTGTTTCTCCTAAAAACTACAAATATCCATACTTAGGATAA
- the ureE gene encoding urease accessory protein UreE, whose product MIINQTIGNLTENPTEKTIDYLDLEWFETTKRIQRKKTRQGVDVAIRFLKEGQRLREGDILFEDAEKVIAINVLETEAIVMAPASLLEMGTVCYEIGNKHIPLFIQEDKVLLPFEMPMFRWLEASGFKPEKQSVKLLNLLKSNVEPHGHGSLGSTIFTKILKMAAPKDE is encoded by the coding sequence ATGATCATTAATCAAACCATAGGCAATCTTACCGAAAATCCAACGGAAAAGACTATAGATTATCTGGATCTGGAATGGTTTGAAACCACCAAAAGAATCCAACGCAAAAAGACCAGGCAGGGAGTTGATGTCGCCATCAGATTTCTGAAAGAAGGTCAACGCCTGCGTGAAGGTGATATTCTTTTCGAAGATGCAGAAAAAGTGATAGCCATCAATGTTTTAGAAACAGAAGCTATCGTAATGGCACCGGCTTCTCTTTTAGAAATGGGAACGGTTTGCTATGAAATCGGAAACAAACATATTCCGCTTTTCATTCAGGAGGACAAAGTACTGCTTCCGTTTGAAATGCCTATGTTCAGATGGCTGGAAGCAAGTGGCTTTAAACCGGAAAAACAATCTGTAAAACTGCTGAATCTTCTTAAATCCAATGTAGAACCTCACGGACACGGAAGTCTCGGTTCCACAATTTTTACTAAAATCTTAAAAATGGCTGCTCCGAAAGATGAATAA
- a CDS encoding urease accessory protein UreF, protein MNINFLSGLLHLADPTLPIGGYTHSNGLETYVQERIVHNVDTAKEFVQNMLQYNLKFNDGAFVKLAYKAAEKGDLQALINLDNECNSIKCPKEIRQASQKLGLRLIKIFKRRENFPFMEAFEKAIRNKEANSHYCIVFGVYSYLMKIPLYEALLGFYYTSVAGMITNAVKLVPLGQLDGQDILFSLYPVMEKTVWETMELDRDMVGLCNTAFDIRCMQHERLYSRLYMS, encoded by the coding sequence ATGAATATCAATTTTTTATCAGGACTGCTTCATCTTGCGGATCCTACGCTCCCGATCGGTGGTTATACCCATTCCAACGGGCTTGAAACCTATGTGCAGGAAAGGATCGTCCATAATGTGGATACTGCCAAAGAGTTTGTGCAGAACATGCTTCAGTACAATCTTAAATTCAATGACGGAGCTTTTGTAAAACTGGCGTATAAAGCCGCAGAAAAAGGAGATTTGCAGGCACTGATCAATCTGGATAATGAATGCAATTCGATCAAATGTCCCAAAGAAATCCGTCAGGCCAGTCAGAAGCTTGGTCTCAGATTAATAAAGATCTTTAAAAGAAGGGAGAACTTCCCTTTTATGGAGGCTTTTGAAAAGGCAATCCGGAATAAAGAAGCCAATTCTCATTACTGTATCGTCTTTGGAGTCTATTCTTATCTGATGAAAATTCCTTTATACGAAGCACTTCTGGGGTTCTATTACACTTCTGTAGCCGGAATGATCACCAATGCCGTAAAATTGGTGCCTCTGGGTCAACTCGACGGACAGGACATCCTGTTTTCCCTGTATCCGGTAATGGAAAAAACAGTTTGGGAAACGATGGAGCTGGACAGAGATATGGTAGGGCTTTGTAATACGGCTTTTGATATCAGATGTATGCAACATGAAAGACTGTATTCAAGACTTTATATGTCTTAA
- a CDS encoding urea transporter, with translation MDEFFKKFPFLDHILKGIGQIMLQENRWTGLLFLVGIFMGSWQCGVAVLLSTAAGTFTAMKLKYNRSEIDAGLYGFSAALVGVALAFLFETTWLIWILIILGGALAAVIQHFFIQKKIPVFTFPFIIITWVLVFTLHHFTHIPPSAMLNAEVVSTKYDDFLTCTNGFGEVIFRGGVLSGMIFFIAVFISSPIAALYGLAASILGAGLSQLNGEPVKEIHMGLFGFNAVLSAIVFSGIKKTDGLWVLIAVLLTIIIDDFLIDNHYLDAVGGVFTFPFVAGTWITLLIQRVFRKAKG, from the coding sequence ATGGACGAATTTTTCAAAAAATTCCCTTTTCTGGATCATATTTTAAAAGGAATCGGGCAAATCATGCTTCAGGAAAACAGATGGACCGGGTTGCTGTTCCTGGTAGGAATCTTTATGGGAAGCTGGCAGTGTGGAGTAGCGGTGTTGCTTTCAACAGCAGCCGGAACTTTTACTGCAATGAAGCTAAAATATAACAGATCAGAAATTGACGCCGGATTATATGGCTTCAGTGCAGCGCTGGTAGGAGTAGCACTAGCCTTTCTGTTCGAAACTACATGGCTGATATGGATTCTTATTATACTGGGTGGGGCATTGGCTGCGGTTATTCAACATTTCTTTATCCAAAAGAAAATTCCGGTATTCACTTTTCCTTTTATTATCATTACCTGGGTATTGGTGTTTACGTTGCACCACTTTACCCATATTCCGCCATCTGCGATGTTGAACGCTGAGGTAGTTTCTACAAAATATGATGATTTTCTTACCTGTACCAATGGTTTTGGTGAAGTCATATTCAGGGGTGGTGTACTTTCAGGAATGATTTTCTTCATTGCCGTTTTTATCAGCTCGCCGATAGCTGCTTTGTACGGCCTTGCAGCATCGATTCTTGGAGCAGGACTTTCACAATTGAATGGGGAACCTGTAAAAGAGATTCACATGGGGTTATTCGGCTTTAATGCTGTTCTTTCAGCCATTGTATTTTCTGGGATCAAAAAAACAGACGGGTTATGGGTTTTGATCGCTGTTCTTTTAACCATAATTATTGATGATTTCCTGATTGATAATCATTACCTGGATGCAGTAGGGGGAGTATTTACATTCCCATTTGTAGCCGGAACATGGATTACCCTGTTGATTCAGAGAGTATTTCGTAAAGCAAAAGGATAG
- a CDS encoding helix-turn-helix domain-containing protein, with translation MPKRLLKFLFLLATAIPLFAQKKDRFEQICERTSVVTSHKNLPQALKTADSLYMAAQKPEEKVRSLILSSELYHYAGEFKKAICYSENAHSLINQMNSQEWLAYINRLLAKQYRQVGLQERSKKYIVKGLEASLKITDPHKRSEMAGLLNQEMAYYQMEMGHYTDAIRSIESSLQYFGKIESEREDRTEAASYQLLGDIYFKLNDYPVSENYYRKAEKLLKEGSCILGLVYNGLGGIRLKQENWKDAELYLKKAEKIADTSRSLKLKKAVYSNINDYYEGTGDDFKASLYAIKYVRAYDSIAARNQGFGMKDLEAPLTKNTKKTSGMNVVKNTAILLLFVSLVGLIIFFRVTQKRQRSKLRSIIRTQLRPITHNVHLFKSNDNLEFANISVEEIDEKDSEADRRRNDSLMTSETESKLLELLEEFEKGQLYNNKGMSLSFLAGELNTNTKYLSYVINQHKNTDFKTYINRLRINYIVDKLINDEKYRQYKISILADECGFSSHSKFAAVFKAVTDFSPSAYIKHLDAENGSDRNIHFREND, from the coding sequence ATGCCTAAAAGATTACTGAAATTTTTGTTTTTGCTTGCTACAGCAATTCCCCTATTTGCACAGAAAAAAGACCGTTTCGAACAGATCTGTGAGAGAACTTCTGTGGTAACCTCCCATAAAAACCTGCCCCAAGCATTAAAAACTGCTGACTCCCTTTATATGGCCGCCCAAAAACCGGAGGAAAAGGTGAGAAGCCTGATTCTTTCATCGGAACTTTATCACTATGCAGGAGAATTTAAAAAAGCCATCTGCTACAGCGAAAATGCGCATTCACTAATCAATCAGATGAACAGCCAGGAATGGTTGGCATACATCAACCGGCTTTTGGCAAAACAATACCGTCAGGTAGGTCTTCAGGAAAGATCAAAAAAATATATTGTAAAAGGCCTCGAAGCCTCTCTGAAAATTACCGATCCCCATAAAAGAAGTGAAATGGCAGGATTGCTCAATCAGGAAATGGCCTATTACCAGATGGAAATGGGACATTACACGGATGCCATTCGCTCTATTGAATCCTCATTACAGTATTTCGGGAAAATAGAAAGCGAGCGGGAAGATAGAACGGAAGCAGCTTCTTATCAATTGTTGGGTGATATCTATTTTAAACTTAATGACTATCCCGTTTCTGAAAATTATTACCGAAAGGCCGAAAAATTACTGAAGGAAGGAAGCTGTATTTTAGGCCTGGTATATAACGGCCTGGGAGGAATACGCTTGAAACAGGAAAACTGGAAAGATGCCGAACTGTATTTAAAAAAAGCTGAAAAAATTGCAGATACTTCCCGTAGCCTTAAACTTAAGAAAGCAGTATATTCTAACATCAACGATTATTACGAAGGAACGGGTGATGACTTCAAGGCTTCTTTGTATGCGATAAAATATGTAAGGGCTTATGACAGTATTGCTGCCCGTAACCAGGGGTTCGGAATGAAAGATCTCGAAGCTCCGCTCACTAAAAATACCAAAAAAACTAGCGGAATGAATGTGGTGAAAAATACGGCTATTCTTCTTCTTTTCGTATCGCTCGTCGGACTGATTATCTTTTTCAGGGTTACTCAGAAACGGCAACGTTCAAAACTAAGAAGCATTATCAGAACACAATTACGCCCGATTACCCATAATGTACACCTTTTCAAATCGAATGATAATCTTGAGTTTGCCAATATTTCTGTGGAAGAAATTGATGAAAAAGACAGCGAAGCCGATAGGAGAAGGAATGATTCACTGATGACTTCCGAAACAGAATCAAAATTACTGGAACTTCTTGAAGAATTTGAAAAAGGACAGCTTTACAACAACAAAGGCATGTCCCTGTCTTTTCTTGCCGGAGAACTAAATACCAATACCAAATATCTTTCTTACGTCATTAATCAACACAAAAATACCGATTTTAAAACCTATATCAATCGTTTACGAATCAATTATATTGTGGATAAACTGATTAATGATGAGAAGTACAGACAATACAAAATCAGTATTCTTGCAGATGAGTGCGGCTTCTCTTCACACAGTAAGTTTGCGGCGGTCTTTAAAGCGGTCACCGATTTTTCCCCTTCAGCCTATATCAAGCATCTTGATGCTGAAAATGGCTCAGACCGGAATATCCATTTTCGCGAAAATGATTAA
- the ureG gene encoding urease accessory protein UreG: MENRKYIKVGVAGPVGSGKTALLERLSRKLFGKYDLGVITNDIYTKEDAEFMAKNSLLPHDRIIGVETGGCPHTAIREDASMNLEAVDELAARFPEIELVLIESGGDNLSATFSPDLADVTIFIIDVAEGEKIPRKGGPGITRSDLLIINKIDLAPHVGASLEVMENDARRMRKGNPFVFTNLKTDEGLDKVIGWIKKYALLEEIEEPNLVR; the protein is encoded by the coding sequence ATGGAAAACAGAAAATATATAAAAGTAGGAGTTGCAGGTCCTGTAGGATCAGGAAAAACTGCATTATTGGAACGTTTAAGCAGAAAACTATTCGGGAAATATGATCTTGGAGTAATCACGAATGACATCTATACAAAAGAAGATGCGGAATTTATGGCTAAAAACAGTCTGCTTCCTCATGACAGAATTATAGGAGTAGAAACAGGAGGTTGTCCTCATACGGCTATTCGTGAGGATGCAAGTATGAACCTTGAAGCTGTAGACGAGCTGGCAGCCCGTTTCCCGGAAATTGAATTGGTACTTATCGAGAGTGGAGGTGATAACCTTTCAGCTACTTTCAGCCCGGATCTTGCCGATGTTACCATCTTTATTATTGATGTGGCAGAAGGGGAAAAAATTCCCAGAAAAGGAGGGCCCGGTATTACCAGATCAGATTTACTGATCATCAACAAAATTGACCTTGCGCCACACGTAGGAGCAAGCCTCGAAGTGATGGAAAATGACGCAAGAAGAATGAGAAAAGGAAATCCTTTCGTATTCACAAACCTTAAAACGGATGAAGGATTGGATAAAGTGATCGGATGGATCAAAAAATATGCACTTCTTGAAGAAATTGAAGAACCGAACTTAGTAAGATAA
- a CDS encoding thioredoxin fold domain-containing protein, with translation MKKIAILSSLFIGAIAFAQGIKFEDGNFASILAKAKKENKLIFVDAYASWCGPCKLMVKNIFPLKNVGDYYNSHFINAKIDMEKGEGIDLAKKYNVKAFPTYLFIDGNGEAVHRTLGYVEEKDFIQFAKDAEDPGKRLTALKQKFENGEKDPEFLKNLAMLTIYNDTDFAGKVLNRYFQQKASLDQDDVQLLLAATQSTESPVYKIFQDKKADITKIFPEDQYKKIDKNIQLNTIAKKAYNADTKTWDDTYFLTETQKFLSKEEADKVLKRMKANRALKNKDIPTYEKLVLELYKDISATSSEELNSLAWNFFENVDNKASLDKAVAWAQESVKKNQNYANTDTLANLYNKIGDKKNAKLWAEKSIELAKSTGQDSSDTEKLLKSL, from the coding sequence ATGAAAAAAATAGCAATACTTTCATCCCTGTTTATAGGAGCTATAGCCTTTGCACAGGGAATTAAATTTGAAGACGGCAACTTTGCGTCTATCCTGGCAAAAGCAAAAAAAGAGAACAAACTTATTTTCGTAGATGCCTATGCATCATGGTGCGGACCATGTAAGCTTATGGTAAAAAATATTTTTCCGCTTAAGAACGTGGGAGATTATTACAACTCGCATTTTATCAATGCTAAAATTGATATGGAAAAAGGTGAAGGTATTGATCTGGCTAAAAAGTATAATGTTAAAGCCTTCCCTACCTACCTGTTTATAGACGGAAACGGTGAGGCCGTACACAGAACGCTGGGTTATGTGGAAGAAAAGGATTTCATCCAGTTTGCAAAAGATGCTGAAGATCCGGGTAAAAGATTAACAGCATTAAAGCAAAAATTTGAAAATGGGGAAAAAGATCCTGAATTTTTGAAGAATCTGGCGATGCTCACCATTTATAATGACACTGATTTTGCAGGGAAGGTCCTCAACCGTTATTTCCAACAGAAAGCATCTCTTGATCAGGATGATGTTCAATTACTTCTTGCAGCCACTCAAAGTACTGAAAGTCCCGTATACAAAATATTCCAGGACAAAAAAGCTGATATCACTAAAATTTTCCCGGAGGATCAATATAAAAAAATTGATAAGAATATCCAATTAAATACAATAGCAAAGAAAGCTTACAATGCTGACACCAAAACATGGGATGATACCTATTTCCTTACAGAAACTCAAAAGTTTTTAAGCAAGGAAGAAGCTGATAAAGTGTTAAAAAGGATGAAGGCCAACAGAGCTTTAAAAAACAAGGATATTCCAACATATGAGAAACTGGTTCTTGAGCTTTATAAGGATATCTCTGCTACAAGTTCCGAAGAATTGAATTCACTGGCCTGGAATTTCTTTGAAAATGTAGATAATAAAGCTTCTCTGGATAAGGCTGTGGCCTGGGCACAGGAGTCTGTTAAAAAAAATCAGAACTATGCCAATACAGATACTTTAGCCAATCTTTACAACAAGATCGGAGATAAGAAAAATGCAAAATTATGGGCTGAAAAATCTATTGAACTGGCGAAAAGCACCGGTCAGGATTCTTCTGATACAGAGAAATTATTGAAGAGCCTCTAA
- the ureB gene encoding urease subunit beta has product MIPGEIFVKEGTIICNEGRETVKIKVTNTGDRPIQVGSHFHFFEVNKAMSFDREKAFGKRLNIVASTAVRFEPGEEKEVELVEIGGTKKAMGFNNLVDGQVDSEDQKKASLAKVQELNFKNQ; this is encoded by the coding sequence ATGATACCAGGAGAAATTTTTGTAAAAGAAGGCACTATTATCTGCAACGAAGGCAGAGAAACGGTGAAAATCAAAGTTACCAATACAGGAGACCGCCCCATCCAGGTAGGTTCACACTTTCATTTTTTTGAAGTCAATAAAGCAATGAGCTTTGACCGCGAAAAAGCTTTCGGAAAGAGACTGAATATTGTAGCAAGCACTGCAGTACGTTTCGAACCGGGAGAAGAAAAAGAAGTGGAATTGGTAGAAATAGGAGGAACCAAAAAAGCAATGGGCTTCAATAATCTTGTTGATGGACAGGTAGATTCTGAAGATCAGAAAAAAGCAAGCCTTGCAAAAGTTCAGGAATTAAACTTTAAAAATCAGTAA